tataacttcTCATGAatgaaaaatgaataaatatgaGAACCACATTCATTTGTATGATTCTGTTGGGAGGCTAGAGAGCAGTCACAGCTCTAAAGAGAGCTATGGCAGTATGGCAGCAAACTACAATTCTAAAAGCAACCTGAAAGTATCCTCCACAATGTCTCTTaacaaagggagacagtttgaTAGTAATTggaaatttgttttatattttttctaactttttccatctaaaaaaacaattacaatTGTGAtgtttactattattattataacaaCATATTTTCAAAAGTATTGGTAGTTTTGATGGCTAATATGATGTTATAATATATTACTAAATCTGACAACGTGCATGAGTCtcattttcaagttttattaatttttaatttatttatttttataaaatagtagCAGTCAAATTTTATCCAATCCAATGTTGTAATAGTGGATCTAATCTTTTGAGTTTTCATTTTTACGAAATAATCTTGATAGttaattagggtttagttagAAATTAATTTCGGTTCAGATCTACGTTTAGTTAAAGCTAGGTCTTAAGTACACATTCAATTAATCGAATCAAAAGGTACATGTGTGAAGATAAGTTAACAGAAACACATGTGTTAGGTAGCATAAGGATCACATTTATCTATCATTGCATTGTTGGGCAGCAGAAAATAGTCCCTAGCTACAATAAGTTTAGATCTAGCATCTAAAATGGAATACATAAACCAAGTTGGtgaatttagaagaaaaaatatttcaaacatAGTACACATTAttagtaaattaattaaatcaggACTTAATCACTATTGGTCCATCATGTTCGAATAAAATAAACTTTGGAGAACATGGTACACCTATATTTCTCATACTTATGACATCGCTTTAAATAATCATACATTTAAAAAGTCTATCATGATATAGTTCGAATGGAAAAAAGTGGCTCtatgaataatatatagaaaCTCTCACTTCTAGCAAATCATTTCACTTCTAATTTTCCAACACAATGCAGATCCAAAATCTCTGTCTTCTTGCTCTTTTCGTAGCTATATTCAGCTACACCACATCCGCCGCTAGATTCAACTTCAACCACTTCGATGGCTCCAACCTAGTCTTCCTAGGAGACGCAGAGCTCGGCTCCACTGCCGATGGCTCGAGCCTCTCCGGAGCTCTTTCAATGACACGTGACACCTCCCGTTTCTCCCACGGCCAAGGTAAATACGCTAGTGAAATCCCTTTCAAACCCTcgaattcttcttctactacttACTCTTTCAAAACCTCCTTCACTTTCTCTATTTCTCCTCGCCGGAAAACAAACCCTGCTCCCGGCCACGGCCTCGCCTTCATCGTGGTCCCTACCATTGACAACGACGGCGCCGCCGGAAAAGGCTTCCTCGGTCTgttaaaccaaaccaataacGGAAACCCTAATAACCATGTCTTTGCTGTCGAGTTTGACGTTTTCCAAGACAAAGATCATGGAGACATTAATGATAACCATGTTGGTATTGACATTAACTCGGTTAAATCGACGGTTTCGGAGAAAGCCGGTTATTGGGTCCAGACAAGAACCGGGGAAGGAAAGAAAGTGTTGGAGTTTAAAGAACTGA
The nucleotide sequence above comes from Brassica napus cultivar Da-Ae chromosome A9, Da-Ae, whole genome shotgun sequence. Encoded proteins:
- the LOC125578602 gene encoding lectin-like protein At1g53080, with the translated sequence MQIQNLCLLALFVAIFSYTTSAARFNFNHFDGSNLVFLGDAELGSTADGSSLSGALSMTRDTSRFSHGQGKYASEIPFKPSNSSSTTYSFKTSFTFSISPRRKTNPAPGHGLAFIVVPTIDNDGAAGKGFLGLLNQTNNGNPNNHVFAVEFDVFQDKDHGDINDNHVGIDINSVKSTVSEKAGYWVQTRTGEGKKVLEFKELKLSSGDKYKSWVEYDNVTKLVTVTIAPAYLSKPKKPLIETQIDLSKVFLGNMFTGFSGSMGREVERHDIWTWRFENNAPKETKPVQSG